The Comamonas piscis region TCGCGGGCGCGGCCCAGCAGGCTGCGTGCGCGCTCACCGTATTGGTTGCCGGCCTCGCTGGCCAGGCCCATGTCGGCGGTCAGCGCCTGCTTGAAGGGGTTCCAGCCCTCAAAACCGCAGGTCTGGGCAAAGCGCACCAAGGTGGTGGGCGGCACCTGGGCATGCAAGCCCACATTGCGCATCGACTGCGTGACCACCTCATTGGGGTGGTCCAGCACATAGCGCGCCACTTGCTGCAGCGACGGGCTCAGGGAGGCAAAGCGGTCTCGCAATTGGTCGATTACGCCCATGGCGGCTGGTCTTTCTTCAGATTGAGGGAAATCACGGGTAGCTATTGTGCGATATGGATCATATGATCCAAAAAAAATAAAAAAGGAGCAAAAGTTCTAAAACGCCGCAAGGCACTGGCCGGCACCGTTGGGGTGCCAAGAGGATCATGGATATGCAAGTAAAAATGGGTGTGAAGTCTGCGGTGGCTCTGGCTGCGCTGCTGTGTGTGTCGGTGGGCGCGATGGCGCAAAGCAGCAGCACGCTGGACAAGATCAAAAACTCGGGTGCCATCACCTTGGGCTACCGCGAGGCCTCGTTTGGCTTCTCCTACCTGGATGCCAACCTCAAGCCCATTGGCTACAGCATGGATATTTGCGCGCACATTCTGGACGCCATCAAAACCAAGCTGCAGCTGCCCGCACTGAAGGTGAACTACCAGGCCGTTACCTCGGCCAACCGCATTCCGCTGGTGCAAAACGGCACGGTGGATCTGGAATGCGGCTCGACCACCAACCTGGTGGAGCGGCAAAAGCAGGTCGCCTTCTCGCCAGATATCTTCCGCTACAACGTGCGCATGCTGGTCAAGAAGGATTCGGGCATCAAGAGCATTGCCGATCTGCAGGGCAAGTCGGTTGCCACCACCACCGGCACTACCTCGTTCCGCCTGCTGCGCCAAGCCGACCGGGCCAGCAATCTCGACATCAACAATGTGCCGGGCAAGGACCATACCGATTCCTTCCTGCTGGTGCAGGGCGGCAGGGCCTCGGCCTTTGTGCTGGACGATATCTTGCTGGCCGGCCAGATCGCCAATGCGCGTGATCCGCAGAACTACGAGATCGTCGGAGAGAGCCTGCGCACCGAGAACCAGGCGCTGATGCTGCGCAATGACGACCCCGCTTTCAAGCAGTT contains the following coding sequences:
- a CDS encoding amino acid ABC transporter substrate-binding protein, coding for MGVKSAVALAALLCVSVGAMAQSSSTLDKIKNSGAITLGYREASFGFSYLDANLKPIGYSMDICAHILDAIKTKLQLPALKVNYQAVTSANRIPLVQNGTVDLECGSTTNLVERQKQVAFSPDIFRYNVRMLVKKDSGIKSIADLQGKSVATTTGTTSFRLLRQADRASNLDINNVPGKDHTDSFLLVQGGRASAFVLDDILLAGQIANARDPQNYEIVGESLRTENQALMLRNDDPAFKQLVDDTVSGLMQSGEMEKLYNRWFMSPIAPKGININYPLNAETRDAFSHPSSKGI